A segment of the Bacillus licheniformis DSM 13 = ATCC 14580 genome:
AAAAAGAACCCGTATCGAAGCTGTTTTAAACGACAGCGATAAACGGTTCGGTGCGCGTCTGTTGGGCCACGCAGAACTGATCGGTGAACAAAACGGAACGCCGCTGGATAAACAGGCTTACGAAAAATGGCATGTGAATGAGTTTTTGAAAACGGTCGCCGGGCTGTCTTTGGCTGATGTCAGTTTGGATGAAAGAGGAGAGCTTGAAGGCGGAAATGAGAAGCTCACCCGAGTGATTGAATCAGCCAAAGACCCGAAAAGCGACTTGGAGAAGAGTTTTCAAAACATTCTGAAGAAGCTGAAGAATGTCCTGGCGAAAGGGCCGGACACCATTCTGGACAGGTCGGCTTCTTTCGGCTATGCCGGCGGAACGCTTATCGATCTCAATGTATCAAAAGGATTCTCCGCGGGCCAGCTGAACGAGTGGCTGGATGATCCGTTTCTTAGAGAAGTCCTGCTGAACAATTTTTAAAAGACCTGGCAAAGTGATTTTGCCGGGTTTTTTGTTTGCATAAAAATTGCACGAAAAAAATTTCAAATTTCGCATTGACCCTCACGTTGCGGGATACTTTATAGTCAATATCGAAGGGAGGTCAGATGGATGAAAATGAAAGTAAAGGAAGTGGCCGATTTAGTCGGCATCAGTGTGCGCACACTGCATCATTATGATGAAATCGGGTTATTAGCTCCGTCGGAGACAACCGAAGCCGGATATCGGCTGTATTCAGATGACGATCTGGAAAAGCTGCAGCAAATCTTATTTTTCAGAGAGCTTGACTTCCCTTTAAAAAAGATTAAAAGCATTCTTGAGAACCCTTCATTTGACAAGAATGAGGCGCTTCAGCTCCACCGCAAAGCGCTGCTGGAGAAAAGGAGCCGGCTTGACCAAATGATTGCGACAATCGATAAAACGATCCAATTTGCGAAAGGAGAAATCAACATGACAAACGAGGAAAAATTCGCGGGTTTTGATTTCAGTCAAAACCCGTATGAGGAAGAAGCGCGGGAACGCTGGGGAGATGAAGCCGTCGACAGATCGAAGGCCTATATCGAATCGATGTCCGAAGGTGAACGAAAAAAAATGGAACAGCAATATGACGCCATTTACAGAAAAATCGCCGCTCTCAGAGAAGGCGCCCCCGACTCAGAGGAAGCACAGGCGGCTATAAAGGAATGGTACGACTTTCTGAACAATAACACCGGCCACAGCTATTCGCTGGAAGCTTTCAAAGGTCTAGGACAAATGTATGTGGCTGACAAGCGCTTTACGAAAAACATCGATCAATACGGCGCCGGCTTGGCGAAGTTCATGTGCGACGCCATGACGGTGTTTGCTGACAGAAATCAGGAATAATCGCTGGAAACCGCCTGATAAGGTTGTGAAATGACCTTTTAGGCGGTTTTTTTAGATTTTAATGTGAGATATTCCTTTTGGGCAATAGCCTGTGCTGACTTATTTGATTTGCAGGCTGATTGCTGTGTTTGATTTGTGTCGAATCGTCTAATATGCTATTATATCGTTAGTCGATATATCGTAAGACGATACAAAATGAGGAGGCAAATGATTTGAATACATACCTTACCGGGATTTTATTTGTTTTGAGCGGAATTCTTTTATTAAATCTAGCGGTTTTATCAGGGATAAACGGTGTATTGTGGGGGCTGGTTCTTGGGGGCAGCATCATTTTCAATCTAATAGGTGTTGTACTGCTCATGAGATATATAAATGAAAAAAGCCATACTTAATAATGAGGTGCGAAAAGTGATGAAAAAAACGGCGGAAAACTATCTACCGCTTACGCAGGCTACATATTACATATTATTGTCATTAACTCAACCATTACACGGCTACGGCATTATGCAAAGGGTTGAGAGCATGAGCGAGGGAGAGGTCAAACTAGGGCCTGGCACTCTTTATGGTGCATTAAGCAAACTCGAAAAGCAGGGGTTGATTAAAAAGGAAGGCGAAACCGGCGATAATCGGAGAAAGCAGTATATTTTAACGAATGAAGGATGGGCGGTTGTTGAACTCGAATTTAAACGTCTGTCTAAATTGGTGGCGATCAGTCAATCTATTTTTCAAAAAGAGGGAGATACAAGCAATGAGTAAAAAAAGAAAGCGTAAATTCCGTTTTTTTCTTGCCTGGCAAGACCGGAAGGAAGAGGACTGGCTGAATGAAATGGCCAAACAAGGGTGGATGTTAAAGTCATTCTTTTTATTTATCTATACATTTGAAAAGACAAAACCAAGCAATACAGTATATCGGCTCGACTATAAGACAACATCAAACCTTGATCAAGAAGAATATATTCATATTTACGAAGATGCAGGCTGGAAGCATGTGACACAGTTTTTAAATTGGCATTACTTTGCGGCTGATCCGAGTCAAGTTCAAACAAATGTGATTTATACAGACCGTGAATCTGAAGCGGAAAAATATAATGGCTTACTAAAAGTGTTATATGCTGCACTTGCCAGTGTATTT
Coding sequences within it:
- a CDS encoding DUF4885 family protein, which translates into the protein MNIRDRVKLSLYSEQLMKPAAANVPAKTKGSKRMPASQTDTLSISKQAESAQKNAPSLRSQMNGVQFEIYNLYVDRQRLNSQIEGALRESGISLSESEHLTLHVDGHNRITVEGIEDEQKRTRIEAVLNDSDKRFGARLLGHAELIGEQNGTPLDKQAYEKWHVNEFLKTVAGLSLADVSLDERGELEGGNEKLTRVIESAKDPKSDLEKSFQNILKKLKNVLAKGPDTILDRSASFGYAGGTLIDLNVSKGFSAGQLNEWLDDPFLREVLLNNF
- a CDS encoding MerR family transcriptional regulator produces the protein MKMKVKEVADLVGISVRTLHHYDEIGLLAPSETTEAGYRLYSDDDLEKLQQILFFRELDFPLKKIKSILENPSFDKNEALQLHRKALLEKRSRLDQMIATIDKTIQFAKGEINMTNEEKFAGFDFSQNPYEEEARERWGDEAVDRSKAYIESMSEGERKKMEQQYDAIYRKIAALREGAPDSEEAQAAIKEWYDFLNNNTGHSYSLEAFKGLGQMYVADKRFTKNIDQYGAGLAKFMCDAMTVFADRNQE
- a CDS encoding PadR family transcriptional regulator; its protein translation is MKKTAENYLPLTQATYYILLSLTQPLHGYGIMQRVESMSEGEVKLGPGTLYGALSKLEKQGLIKKEGETGDNRRKQYILTNEGWAVVELEFKRLSKLVAISQSIFQKEGDTSNE
- a CDS encoding DUF2812 domain-containing protein — its product is MSKKRKRKFRFFLAWQDRKEEDWLNEMAKQGWMLKSFFLFIYTFEKTKPSNTVYRLDYKTTSNLDQEEYIHIYEDAGWKHVTQFLNWHYFAADPSQVQTNVIYTDRESEAEKYNGLLKVLYAALASVFLSSGLPILIIGIPGYFYWIAAFNLFVLCLLIVCILKVRRKTRI